A genomic window from Chitinophaga pollutisoli includes:
- a CDS encoding GNAT family N-acetyltransferase, which translates to MIRPATPNDAPVAVPLLFLAMEEIARKISGTNDMQVVTHIFEHLFREPGNQYSFENTLIYESDNGVSGMIIGYDGGKLHQLRKPVLDYIRWQTGAGVCPEDETQPGEFYLDSIAVAPGNQGKGIGGQLINAAVERAAGEGIPKAGLLVSTDNPAAQRLYERMGFQVEYTIPFAGGRYHHLVKKLQTA; encoded by the coding sequence ATGATACGCCCGGCTACCCCCAATGACGCACCCGTAGCGGTGCCGCTGCTGTTCCTCGCCATGGAGGAAATCGCCCGCAAGATTTCCGGCACCAACGATATGCAGGTGGTGACCCATATTTTCGAGCATCTTTTCCGCGAGCCCGGCAACCAGTATAGTTTCGAAAACACATTGATTTACGAAAGCGACAATGGCGTGTCCGGCATGATCATCGGGTACGATGGCGGCAAGCTCCACCAGCTGCGCAAGCCTGTGCTCGACTACATCCGCTGGCAAACCGGCGCGGGCGTATGCCCGGAAGACGAAACGCAGCCGGGTGAATTTTACCTCGACAGCATCGCCGTGGCACCGGGGAACCAGGGCAAAGGGATCGGCGGACAGCTCATCAATGCCGCTGTGGAAAGAGCGGCAGGCGAGGGGATTCCCAAAGCCGGGCTCCTCGTGAGCACAGACAATCCCGCCGCGCAAAGATTGTACGAGCGGATGGGCTTCCAGGTGGAATATACGATCCCCTTCGCCGGCGGGCGTTATCATCACCTCGTTAAAAAATTGCAAACGGCATAG
- a CDS encoding RNA polymerase alpha subunit C-terminal domain-containing protein, producing MSARQRLRTCPKGHQYYKSSDCPTCPQCEADTRPAEGVLAQLSAPARRALEHQGIKTLAQLARHSEKELLALHGMGPSSIPKLKSALSEKGLAFRQ from the coding sequence ATGTCCGCCAGGCAAAGATTACGTACCTGCCCGAAAGGGCACCAATACTACAAGTCATCCGACTGCCCGACCTGTCCGCAATGCGAAGCGGATACGCGCCCGGCCGAAGGAGTCCTCGCGCAGCTCTCCGCGCCCGCAAGACGCGCGCTAGAACACCAGGGCATTAAAACCCTCGCTCAATTGGCTCGGCACTCAGAAAAGGAATTATTGGCGCTGCACGGAATGGGACCATCTTCCATCCCCAAATTGAAATCCGCGCTCTCTGAAAAGGGGCTTGCATTCAGGCAATAA
- a CDS encoding DUF1349 domain-containing protein yields the protein MLQPIISILLAAIALPAFAAHPETFASEDSLRLKALPRALTFDPSKGNLKATSDDGFILHANKNTDLYSFVDSSFYVHQVPMATFPAGEQFILSARLRPEAKALFDGGALLLYTDSSNWAKLLVERMDDGRIMLGSSLITDRVTDDSYHRAVNAPAVYVKVARSGNIFGFYFSEDGKKWQILRTFRYRRPQGLRIGFYAQSPKGEGMDLHITDVKFRAEAFRDFYSGE from the coding sequence ATGCTGCAACCCATCATTTCCATCCTTTTGGCAGCCATCGCGCTGCCGGCGTTTGCCGCTCATCCGGAAACGTTTGCATCGGAGGATTCCCTCCGCCTGAAAGCGCTGCCCCGCGCCCTCACTTTCGACCCCTCCAAAGGGAACCTGAAAGCCACGTCCGACGATGGGTTCATTCTTCACGCCAACAAGAATACCGACCTCTATTCCTTCGTAGACAGCAGTTTCTACGTGCACCAGGTGCCCATGGCCACCTTCCCGGCAGGCGAACAGTTCATTTTATCCGCCCGCCTGCGGCCGGAAGCCAAAGCCCTGTTCGACGGCGGCGCCCTGCTGCTGTATACCGATTCCTCCAACTGGGCCAAACTGCTGGTGGAAAGGATGGACGACGGCCGCATCATGCTCGGCTCCTCCCTCATTACCGATCGCGTGACCGACGACAGCTATCACCGCGCCGTAAATGCGCCGGCTGTCTATGTGAAAGTGGCCAGATCCGGCAATATTTTTGGCTTTTACTTCTCCGAAGACGGTAAGAAATGGCAAATCCTGCGCACATTCCGTTACCGCCGGCCACAGGGACTGAGGATAGGATTCTACGCCCAGTCGCCTAAGGGCGAGGGGATGGACCTGCACATAACCGATGTGAAATTCAGGGCGGAAGCCTTCAGGGATTTCTATTCCGGGGAGTAA
- a CDS encoding long-chain fatty acid--CoA ligase, with the protein MLACKIDGNWKPFSTTAVAENALRLAAGLADLGVSGNDFTPEGADKIGIISNNRPEWIFTDLAVQQTGAVLVPLYPTTNPLEVKFILNDAAVKYIFVSSQEMYDKIHELMPEVPSLKGIYSFDKLPGVPHWSDLTAKATPELEAKVKERAAGIPEEHLATIIYTSGTTGTPKGVMLTHKNIVSNVKFSKASFPFPDAPETRVLSFLPLNHIFEKTVTYIYLFSGISIYYAESMDKIADNLREVKPDGFTTVPRLLEKVYEKIMSKGNELTGIKRGLFFWAVALGKQYDNNISGGAWYNLQLAIANKLIFSKWREALGGKISFIVTGGAAASENLLRIFNAAKIPVYEGYGPTENSPVISVNRRHPGGLTKFGTTGPLLDGVHLKFTEEGEICVSGDSVMKGYYKRPDLTAETVIDGWLHTGDIGTLVDGKFLKITDRKKELFKTSGGKYVAPQPIENKMKESPFIEQIMVVGNERKFVSALIVPSFSLLKQWMGQNNLPFKSNEDAVKNPQVLEMYQKVIDRYNANFNHVEQVKKFALMSAEWGVDTGEMTPKLSLRRKIILDKYKDIIENIYNV; encoded by the coding sequence ATGCTTGCCTGCAAGATTGATGGAAATTGGAAACCGTTCAGCACAACAGCTGTAGCGGAAAACGCCCTTCGCCTCGCCGCAGGTCTCGCGGATCTCGGCGTCAGCGGCAACGATTTCACGCCCGAAGGGGCGGACAAGATCGGCATCATTTCCAACAACAGGCCGGAATGGATTTTTACAGATCTCGCCGTTCAACAGACCGGCGCGGTGCTCGTCCCGCTTTATCCCACTACCAACCCGCTTGAAGTGAAGTTCATCCTGAACGACGCCGCGGTGAAATACATCTTCGTCAGCAGCCAGGAGATGTACGACAAGATTCATGAACTGATGCCGGAAGTGCCCTCGCTCAAAGGCATCTACTCTTTTGACAAACTGCCCGGCGTACCGCATTGGTCGGACCTTACCGCCAAAGCCACTCCCGAGCTGGAAGCGAAGGTGAAAGAACGCGCCGCCGGCATTCCGGAAGAGCATCTTGCCACCATCATCTACACCAGCGGCACCACCGGCACGCCCAAAGGCGTGATGCTCACGCACAAAAACATCGTAAGCAACGTGAAGTTCTCCAAAGCGAGCTTCCCCTTCCCGGACGCGCCGGAAACTCGGGTGCTGAGCTTCCTGCCCCTCAATCACATCTTCGAAAAAACCGTTACTTATATCTACCTGTTCAGCGGCATCAGCATTTATTACGCCGAAAGCATGGACAAGATCGCTGATAACCTCCGCGAAGTAAAGCCCGATGGCTTCACCACCGTGCCCCGCCTCCTGGAGAAAGTGTACGAGAAGATCATGAGCAAGGGCAACGAGCTCACCGGTATCAAGCGCGGGCTGTTCTTCTGGGCGGTTGCCCTCGGCAAACAATACGACAACAACATCAGTGGCGGCGCCTGGTACAATCTCCAGCTGGCCATCGCCAATAAACTCATTTTCAGCAAATGGCGCGAAGCCCTCGGTGGTAAAATCTCCTTCATCGTCACGGGCGGCGCCGCTGCCTCGGAGAACCTTCTCCGGATTTTTAACGCGGCTAAAATTCCGGTGTACGAAGGGTATGGCCCCACCGAAAACAGCCCCGTGATCAGCGTAAACCGCCGCCACCCTGGAGGCCTGACGAAATTCGGCACCACTGGCCCGCTGCTCGATGGCGTCCACCTCAAATTCACAGAAGAAGGAGAAATCTGCGTGAGCGGCGATTCCGTCATGAAAGGTTATTACAAACGCCCCGATCTTACCGCAGAAACCGTTATTGACGGATGGCTGCATACAGGAGACATCGGCACGCTGGTCGACGGCAAATTCCTCAAGATCACAGACCGCAAGAAAGAACTGTTCAAAACCAGCGGCGGCAAATACGTAGCGCCGCAGCCGATCGAGAACAAGATGAAGGAAAGCCCTTTCATCGAACAGATCATGGTGGTGGGCAATGAACGCAAGTTCGTGAGCGCGCTCATCGTGCCTTCGTTCTCGCTGCTCAAACAATGGATGGGACAGAATAACCTACCGTTCAAATCCAACGAAGACGCCGTGAAAAATCCGCAGGTGCTGGAGATGTACCAGAAAGTGATCGACCGTTACAACGCCAATTTCAATCACGTGGAACAGGTGAAGAAATTCGCCCTGATGTCCGCCGAATGGGGCGTGGATACAGGGGAGATGACGCCGAAGCTCAGCCTTCGCCGCAAAATTATCCTCGACAAGTATAAAGACATCATCGAAAATATTTACAACGTCTGA
- a CDS encoding fatty acid desaturase: MLTLQNITDPVYIQQEKASYFERFIRDPRDVPFVHLTIQITLVLGVTAILLYMPFVTGWVWGVVAAVYLVFNNFIFKGPFGLMLHCTSHRVFFRKEYGFMNHYLPWVLGPLFGQTPETYYSHHIGMHHAENNMPEDESSTMKYQRDSMRGFGMYLLSFFFAGVYHLCTYFHRKNRKKLLYRSVRGEFLFIAMCVGLSFVNWPATLVVFILPFVISRIIMMVGNWAQHAFIDGSDPSNHYKNSITCINTKYNHKCWNDGYHISHHVKPNMHWTEHPIFFRKTLQEYIDNEAIVFDGIHFLHVWLWLVTRRYDKLARHFVNIGDRFASDEEVIAFLKQRTKKITVSEMELGVLRA; the protein is encoded by the coding sequence ATGCTGACGCTCCAGAACATTACCGATCCAGTGTACATCCAGCAGGAAAAAGCCAGTTATTTCGAGCGGTTTATCCGCGATCCGAGGGACGTGCCCTTTGTTCACCTGACGATCCAGATTACGTTAGTACTGGGCGTTACGGCAATACTGCTGTATATGCCATTCGTGACGGGCTGGGTTTGGGGCGTAGTTGCGGCGGTGTACCTGGTTTTCAATAACTTTATCTTCAAGGGGCCGTTTGGGTTGATGCTGCATTGCACGTCGCACCGGGTGTTTTTCAGGAAGGAATATGGGTTTATGAACCATTACCTGCCCTGGGTACTGGGACCGTTATTTGGGCAAACGCCGGAGACGTATTACAGCCACCACATCGGGATGCACCATGCGGAAAATAATATGCCGGAAGATGAGAGCAGCACGATGAAGTATCAGCGCGATTCGATGCGCGGGTTCGGCATGTACCTGTTATCTTTCTTTTTCGCGGGCGTATACCACCTGTGCACTTACTTCCACCGGAAGAACCGCAAAAAACTGCTGTACCGTTCCGTGCGCGGCGAGTTCCTGTTCATTGCGATGTGCGTGGGATTGTCGTTTGTGAACTGGCCGGCTACCCTCGTTGTTTTTATTTTACCTTTTGTTATTTCGAGGATCATCATGATGGTGGGTAACTGGGCGCAGCATGCCTTTATCGACGGCAGCGATCCATCAAACCATTACAAAAATTCCATCACCTGCATCAATACGAAGTATAACCACAAATGCTGGAACGACGGCTACCACATCAGCCATCACGTAAAACCGAATATGCACTGGACGGAGCACCCCATATTCTTCCGGAAAACACTCCAGGAGTATATCGACAACGAGGCGATCGTATTCGACGGGATCCACTTCCTGCATGTATGGCTCTGGCTGGTAACCAGGCGGTACGATAAGCTGGCCCGCCATTTCGTGAACATCGGCGACCGTTTCGCCAGCGACGAGGAAGTAATCGCTTTCCTGAAGCAGCGGACGAAGAAAATCACCGTGAGCGAGATGGAGCTGGGCGTGCTGCGGGCGTAG
- a CDS encoding JAB domain-containing protein, which translates to MPGVFTAAQCAERPGNGQMGALILQLQLFSNKFACDRSKIWVIGMSRGEEVLFTELIHVSDRDRPFPPATPVFWQAVQKRSAGVILAKSGLPGIPGPQEGDVRFMDRMAGAGLKKECPLLDYLLVGEASWYSMKAQQLFVVA; encoded by the coding sequence ATGCCAGGAGTATTTACGGCGGCGCAATGCGCTGAGCGGCCCGGGAATGGGCAGATGGGAGCATTAATATTGCAGCTCCAGCTATTTTCTAACAAGTTTGCGTGCGACCGGAGTAAGATTTGGGTGATCGGGATGAGCCGGGGAGAGGAAGTGTTGTTTACGGAGTTGATTCATGTGTCGGATAGGGACCGTCCGTTTCCGCCGGCCACGCCGGTGTTTTGGCAGGCGGTGCAGAAGCGGAGTGCGGGGGTGATTTTGGCGAAGAGCGGGTTGCCGGGGATTCCGGGGCCGCAGGAAGGGGATGTGCGGTTTATGGATAGGATGGCGGGAGCGGGGCTGAAGAAGGAATGCCCTTTGCTCGATTACTTGTTGGTAGGGGAAGCATCGTGGTATAGCATGAAGGCGCAGCAGTTGTTTGTGGTAGCGTGA
- a CDS encoding TonB-dependent receptor domain-containing protein gives MIWSIFLLAGTVARAQQQPGGQQQQAEILGKLLDNQTGKPVEYASVALLKSTDSSVVTGMLSKGNGDFDFRNIAPGKYILKIYFIGYETFFKPVTVRQSSDVGNIRLKTTATALKGVEVVGEKPAFTMEIDKRVFNVDKNLASVGGTATDVLRQVPSVNVDIDGNVSVRNGSPTIFIDGRPSTLTLDQIPADAIQSVEVVTNPSAKYDAEGMSGILNIVLKKNRKAGINGLIQGGYTSTKSANAGVDLNARQGKVNVFLNYSLRDRRSPMKQHMFRKNIDGNNISYLDQYQDGEFGRRFQNGRLGFDWFIDNRNTITLSQGITAGDFNNLNTQEIFDLNGNQERIQRGVGRNDNKHNFRNYATQMGYKRTFAKEGQELTADVTYNRANSRNNNDYSLEYFDMAGQPSNTSASELRYGKGSGTTTYLTAQVDFVTPLSEKSKLEAGLRSNNRKFNNVLNTFGKDFSTGEFAYDSSLSNDYRYTEQINAAYVSYTGGYGNFGFQTGLRAEQSFYSGEMRNIKGASYEIDYPISLFPSIFLSQKLRGDHELQLNYSRRIQRPWFRDLLPNIEYNANSARRGNPTLTPEFTNSFELSYLKDFDRKVNVLASVYFRNTNNAITNFYVDTTLVLDGQERKVLLNYPINADRRNSYGAELTVRTQVTKGWDITTNVNLAQTSVSAQNLDNSGFIWFGKVNSNTKLPWNLTLQVTGEYESKQILPQGEEAPEYQIDLGLKKDFLKKKNLSVMVGLNDIFNTDRDLSWTKTSFSESERYRKRVSRELRVNVSWRFGKMEAKIFKKKRGEEGSGGDMGGGDF, from the coding sequence TTGATATGGAGCATCTTCTTGCTCGCAGGAACAGTCGCCAGGGCACAGCAGCAACCGGGCGGTCAACAACAACAGGCGGAGATTCTCGGAAAATTGCTCGACAATCAGACAGGCAAACCGGTTGAATATGCATCGGTGGCGCTCCTGAAATCTACGGATTCTTCCGTGGTAACGGGCATGTTGTCGAAAGGGAACGGCGATTTCGATTTCCGGAATATCGCACCGGGGAAATACATTCTGAAGATTTATTTTATCGGATATGAGACTTTCTTCAAACCCGTAACTGTCCGCCAGAGCAGCGACGTCGGCAATATCCGTCTGAAAACCACAGCTACGGCGCTGAAAGGGGTAGAGGTCGTGGGTGAGAAGCCGGCTTTCACCATGGAAATCGACAAGCGGGTGTTTAACGTCGATAAGAACTTGGCAAGCGTGGGCGGCACGGCTACCGATGTGTTGCGCCAGGTGCCTTCGGTGAATGTGGACATCGACGGGAATGTGAGCGTGCGTAACGGCAGTCCTACCATATTTATCGATGGCCGCCCCAGTACGCTGACGCTGGATCAGATACCCGCGGATGCGATCCAGAGCGTAGAAGTGGTGACGAACCCTTCCGCGAAGTATGATGCGGAAGGGATGAGCGGTATTTTAAATATCGTTTTGAAGAAAAACCGCAAAGCTGGTATCAACGGGCTAATCCAGGGTGGATATACCAGCACGAAAAGCGCCAATGCCGGTGTGGATCTGAATGCGCGGCAGGGGAAGGTCAATGTATTCCTGAATTACAGCCTGCGCGACCGCCGCTCGCCCATGAAGCAGCATATGTTCCGCAAAAACATCGACGGCAATAATATTTCATATCTGGACCAATACCAGGATGGCGAGTTTGGCCGCCGTTTCCAGAACGGTCGCCTGGGCTTCGATTGGTTCATCGACAACCGCAATACGATTACTTTATCACAGGGCATTACCGCCGGCGATTTCAACAACCTGAATACACAGGAGATTTTTGACCTGAACGGCAACCAGGAGCGCATCCAGCGCGGGGTAGGCCGTAACGATAACAAGCATAATTTCCGCAATTACGCCACGCAAATGGGGTATAAACGGACGTTTGCGAAAGAAGGACAGGAATTGACAGCCGATGTAACGTATAACCGCGCCAACAGCCGGAATAATAACGATTACAGTTTGGAATACTTTGATATGGCGGGGCAGCCGAGCAACACAAGTGCGTCGGAGCTTCGTTATGGAAAGGGGAGCGGCACCACCACATACCTCACGGCGCAGGTGGATTTTGTAACGCCGCTTTCGGAGAAATCGAAGCTGGAAGCGGGTTTGCGGAGTAACAACCGCAAGTTTAACAATGTGCTCAATACTTTCGGGAAGGATTTTTCGACCGGGGAGTTTGCGTATGATTCCAGCCTGTCGAACGATTACCGGTATACCGAGCAGATCAACGCAGCATATGTGAGCTACACGGGCGGGTACGGGAACTTCGGTTTCCAGACGGGATTGCGCGCGGAGCAATCATTTTACAGCGGCGAGATGCGGAATATAAAGGGAGCGTCTTATGAAATTGACTACCCTATCAGCCTGTTTCCCAGTATTTTCCTGTCGCAGAAACTGAGAGGCGACCATGAATTGCAATTGAATTACAGCCGGCGAATCCAGCGGCCGTGGTTCCGGGACCTGTTGCCCAATATTGAATACAACGCGAATTCTGCGCGGAGGGGTAACCCAACGCTGACGCCGGAATTCACGAATTCTTTTGAATTGTCGTATCTGAAAGATTTCGACCGGAAGGTGAATGTATTGGCTTCTGTGTATTTCCGGAATACGAACAATGCGATCACGAATTTTTATGTGGATACGACGCTGGTGCTGGACGGGCAGGAGCGCAAAGTGTTGCTGAACTACCCGATCAATGCGGACCGCAGGAATTCCTATGGCGCAGAGCTGACCGTACGCACGCAGGTGACGAAGGGATGGGATATTACCACCAACGTAAACCTGGCGCAAACAAGTGTAAGCGCGCAGAACCTGGACAACAGCGGGTTTATTTGGTTTGGAAAGGTGAACAGCAATACGAAACTGCCCTGGAACCTCACGTTGCAGGTAACGGGCGAGTATGAGTCGAAGCAGATATTGCCGCAGGGTGAGGAAGCGCCTGAGTACCAGATAGACCTGGGTTTGAAGAAAGATTTTTTAAAGAAGAAGAATTTGTCGGTGATGGTGGGATTGAATGATATTTTCAATACGGACAGGGATTTGAGCTGGACGAAGACGTCGTTTTCTGAATCGGAACGTTACCGGAAGCGTGTTTCGCGGGAGTTGCGGGTGAATGTGAGTTGGCGTTTCGGTAAAATGGAAGCGAAGATATTCAAGAAAAAGCGTGGTGAAGAAGGCAGTGGCGGCGATATGGGCGGCGGCGATTTCTGA
- the ggpS gene encoding glucosylglycerol-phosphate synthase has translation MILATDLDGTFLGGSQTHKEQLYALIRQNADFRLIFVTGRGVETVLPLLADPVIPTPDYIICDVGATILDGHTLLPVQPIQNNIELKWPGKQAVMDQMNEVKGIRLQPVPQQRRCSFFFDDPSVKAEVSRLEAALGCDIILSANKFLDVLPPSVNKGATLRQLADLLQVPDSDILVAGDTLNDLSLYGRGFRGVVVGAAEPALVRAAQGREDTYTANAPGAGGILEALRHFDDFRPFYGHAEPAAPPAESTQLVMLYHRFPFETVVEDGELVRRKPKSPNGILPTLTNFFKSGRPGLWIAWQEADEENPAPEDNFYIDREEYPNLEASPVMLQKDDIDIFYKVFSKEAFWPAIFAFVEKAQFNHEHWEHYLKVNRIFAEKAAKEAAPNAMIWIHDYNLWMVPGFLRQLRPDLKIGFFHHTAFPAANTFNVIPWRSEIIHSLLQCDYVSFHIPRYVENFVDVVKSLMPVKITETVNCAPRFLTYSSAMGTGTMTREIDTGRRKVRLGANPVGVHVDYIGELLQQDSTKELITQLKKNTHGKKTILSIERLDYVKGPLEKIKAYAQFLEEHPNLHGKVELINICTPPAKGMKIYEQVQQELEQLIGKINGQYSTIDWVPIHFFFRSFTFEEVVAYYAIADIAWITPLRDGLNLVAKEYVAAQGQLPNSDGVLVLSEFAGASVELGDAIMTNPYDNVSMTDSLLRAIAMNKQERQIRMQRLFENVSHYNIEYWADEFMQELSGVHAYNLQLAQTS, from the coding sequence ATGATCCTTGCGACCGATTTAGACGGAACATTTCTGGGAGGAAGTCAAACCCACAAAGAACAACTGTATGCCCTGATCCGGCAAAACGCTGACTTCCGTCTCATCTTTGTAACAGGCCGCGGTGTAGAAACCGTTCTCCCGCTCCTGGCAGACCCTGTTATACCTACGCCCGATTACATCATCTGCGATGTGGGCGCTACGATTCTCGACGGCCATACCCTTCTACCCGTGCAACCTATTCAGAACAATATCGAACTGAAATGGCCGGGCAAGCAGGCCGTGATGGACCAGATGAACGAAGTAAAAGGCATCCGCCTTCAGCCGGTGCCCCAGCAACGCCGTTGCTCCTTTTTCTTTGACGACCCTTCCGTGAAAGCGGAAGTTTCCCGCCTCGAAGCGGCCCTTGGCTGCGATATTATCCTATCGGCCAACAAGTTCCTCGACGTGCTGCCCCCCTCCGTCAACAAGGGCGCCACATTGCGGCAGCTTGCCGATCTCCTGCAGGTCCCCGATAGCGACATCCTCGTAGCAGGCGATACCTTAAACGATCTCTCCCTCTACGGCCGCGGCTTCCGCGGTGTGGTAGTAGGCGCCGCCGAACCCGCACTGGTACGCGCAGCGCAAGGCCGAGAAGACACTTACACCGCCAACGCCCCCGGGGCGGGCGGTATCCTGGAAGCACTGCGGCATTTCGATGATTTCAGGCCGTTTTACGGTCATGCCGAACCCGCCGCACCGCCTGCGGAATCCACGCAGCTGGTGATGCTTTACCACCGCTTCCCGTTTGAAACAGTAGTGGAAGACGGCGAGCTGGTGCGCAGGAAACCCAAATCACCCAACGGCATCCTCCCTACCCTCACCAACTTCTTCAAAAGCGGGCGTCCCGGATTGTGGATCGCCTGGCAGGAAGCGGACGAAGAGAATCCGGCTCCGGAAGATAACTTTTACATCGACAGGGAAGAATATCCGAATCTCGAAGCCAGCCCGGTGATGCTGCAGAAAGATGACATCGACATTTTCTATAAAGTTTTTTCCAAAGAAGCCTTCTGGCCTGCGATCTTCGCATTCGTGGAGAAAGCCCAGTTCAATCACGAACATTGGGAACACTACCTGAAAGTGAACCGCATTTTCGCGGAAAAAGCCGCGAAGGAAGCCGCGCCCAATGCCATGATCTGGATCCACGATTACAATTTGTGGATGGTGCCGGGTTTTCTCCGCCAGCTGCGCCCCGACCTGAAAATCGGCTTCTTCCATCATACCGCCTTCCCCGCGGCCAACACCTTCAACGTGATCCCGTGGCGCTCTGAAATCATCCACAGCCTGCTGCAGTGCGATTACGTCAGCTTCCACATTCCCCGTTACGTGGAGAATTTCGTGGACGTGGTGAAAAGCCTTATGCCGGTGAAGATCACCGAAACCGTGAACTGCGCCCCGCGCTTCCTCACCTACAGCTCCGCGATGGGAACGGGCACCATGACCCGCGAGATCGATACCGGCCGCCGGAAAGTGAGGCTAGGCGCCAATCCCGTGGGCGTGCATGTCGACTACATCGGCGAATTGCTGCAGCAAGACAGCACCAAAGAACTGATCACACAGCTGAAGAAAAACACGCACGGTAAAAAGACGATCCTCAGCATCGAAAGGCTCGATTATGTAAAAGGCCCGCTGGAAAAGATCAAAGCCTACGCGCAGTTCCTGGAAGAACATCCCAACCTGCATGGCAAGGTGGAACTGATCAATATCTGTACACCGCCGGCGAAAGGAATGAAGATCTACGAGCAGGTGCAGCAGGAACTGGAACAGCTCATCGGCAAGATCAACGGGCAATATTCAACGATCGACTGGGTACCCATCCACTTCTTCTTCCGTTCGTTTACTTTCGAGGAAGTGGTGGCCTACTACGCCATCGCCGACATCGCCTGGATCACGCCGCTGCGCGACGGGCTGAACCTCGTAGCCAAGGAATACGTGGCCGCACAGGGCCAGCTGCCGAATTCAGACGGCGTGCTGGTGCTGTCCGAATTTGCCGGCGCCTCCGTGGAACTGGGGGATGCGATCATGACGAACCCCTACGACAACGTTTCCATGACCGATTCCCTCCTGCGCGCGATCGCCATGAACAAACAGGAGCGACAGATCCGCATGCAACGTTTATTCGAAAACGTGAGCCATTACAATATCGAATACTGGGCCGACGAATTCATGCAGGAACTCAGTGGCGTACATGCCTACAACCTGCAACTGGCGCAGACATCATAA